One segment of Desmodus rotundus isolate HL8 chromosome 6, HLdesRot8A.1, whole genome shotgun sequence DNA contains the following:
- the OPN1SW gene encoding LOW QUALITY PROTEIN: short-wave-sensitive opsin 1 (The sequence of the model RefSeq protein was modified relative to this genomic sequence to represent the inferred CDS: inserted 4 bases in 3 codons): protein MSGEEEFYLFENISSVGPWDGPLYHIAPVWAFHLQAAFMGFVFFAGMPXNAMVLVAKKLRQPLNYILISVSLGGFLFCIFSVATVFITSCRGYFTFGRRMCALEDFLGSTAGLVTGWSLAFLAFERYTVICKPFGSFCFSSRHTLLVVLATWTIGIGVSIPPFFGWSRFIPEGLQCSCGPDWYTVGTKHHSEYHTWFLFIFCFIVHLSLICFSYSQLLGALRALAAQQHESASTQKXEREVSRMVLVMVGSFCXCYVPYAALAMYMVNHRSHGLDFQLVTIPAFSKSACVYNPIIYCFMNEQFWACITEMVCGKSTTGESDVSSSQRTEVSTLSSSQVGPS, encoded by the exons ATGTCAGGGGAGGAGGAGTTTTATCTGTTTGAGAACATCTCCTCGGTGGGACCATGGGATGGGCCTCTGTACCACATTGCCCCTGTCTGGGCCTTCCACCTCCAGGCAGCCTTCATGGGCTTTGTCTTCTTTGCAGGGATGC TCAATGCCATGGTGCTGGTGGCCAAAAAGCTGAGGCAGCCACTCAACTACATTTTGATCAGTGTGTCCCTGGGGGGCTTCCTCTTCTGCATCTTCTCTGTCGCCACTGTCTTCATTACCAGTTGTCGGGGCTACTTCACCTTCGGGCGCCGCATGTGTGCTTTGGAGGACTTCCTGGGCTCTACAGCAG GTCTGGTCACAGGCTGGTCACTGGCCTTCCTGGCCTTTGAGCGCTACACTGTCATCTGCAAACCCTTTGGCAGCTTCTGCTTCAGCTCCAGGCACACACTGTTGGTAGTCCTGGCCACCTGGACCATTGGCATCGGCGTCTCCATCCCACCCTTCTTTGGCTGGAGCCG GTTCATCCCCGAGGGCCTGCAATGTTCCTGTGGCCCCGACTGGTACACTGTGGGCACCAAACATCACAGCGAGTACCACACCTGGTTCTTGTTCATCTTCTGCTTCATCGTGCATCTTTCCCTCATCTGCTTCTCCTACTCTCAGCTGCTGGGGGCGCTCAGAGCT CTTGCAGCCCAGCAGCACGAGTCGGCTTCGACCCAGA GGGAGCGGGAGGTGAGCCGCATGGTGCTGGTGATGGTGGGATCCTTTTG CTGTTACGTGCCCTATGCTGCCCTGGCCATGTATATGGTCAACCACCGTAGCCACGGGCTGGACTTCCAGCTGGTCACCATTCCTGCCTTCTCCAAGAGTGCTTGTGTCTACAACCCCATCATCTACTGCTTCATGAATGAGCAG TTCTGGGCTTGCATCACGGAGATGGTGTGTGGGAAGTCCACGACAGGTGAGTCTGACGTGTCCAGTTCCCAGAGAACTGAAGTTTCTACTCTCTCTTCCAGCCAAGTTGGCCCCAGCTAA
- the CCDC136 gene encoding coiled-coil domain-containing protein 136 isoform X6, producing the protein MEAGAGAGAGAASWSCPGPGPTVTTLGPYEVSEGCERKKGQRWASLERRGMQAMEGEVLLPALYEEEEEEEEEVEEEEEQVQKGGSVGSLSLGKHRGLSLTETELEELRAQVLQLVAELEETRELAGQHEDDSLELQGLLEDERLASAQQAEVFTKQIQQLQGELRSLREEISLLEREKESELKEMERELHLAQAEILNLRQAAEDSVTEHESDIASLQEDLCRMQNELDDMDRIRGEYEMEITSLRAEMEMKSSDPSNSYSLSDFSELQEELQQLRERYRFLNEEYRALQESNSSLTGQLADLESERTRRATEKWLESQAIRSMVSTESQTVDTDFLESDSETQLLRQQLLGAEEQMFDMQNKCKEMCCELQELRHHRQASEEEQRRLQRELKCAQNEVLRFQTSHHATQPSPAPSPPIFSLPLVGLVVISALLWCWWAETSS; encoded by the exons ATGGAGGCGGGTGCCGGGGCCGGCGCGGGCGCGGCGAGCTGGAGCTGCCCCGGCCCAG GTCCTACAGTGACCACTTTAGGCCCCTACGAGGTGTCTGAGGGTTGTGAGAGGAAGAAAGGCCAACGCTGGGCGTCCCTGGAGCGCCGGGGGATGCAAGCTATGGAAG GAGAAGTATTACTCCCAGCTCTCtatgaggaggaagaagaggaggaagaagaggtggaagaagaggaggagcaagtgCAGAAAGGTGGCAGTGTGGGCTCCCTGTCACTGGGCAAGCATCGGGGCCTGAGCCTCACGGAGACAGAGCTGGAGGAGCTGAGGGCTCAGGTGTTGCAGCTGGTGGCGGAGCTGGAAGAGACCCGAGAACTGGCAGGGCAGCATGAGGATGACTCCCTGGAGCTGCAGG ggCTCCTGGAGGATGAGCGGCTGGCCAGCGCCCAGCAGGCAGAGGTGTTCACCAAGCAGATCCAGCAGCTCCAAG GCGAGCTGAGGTCTCTACGGGAGGAGATTTCCCTGTTAGAGCGTGAGAAAGAAAGTGAACTTAAGGAAATGGAACGGGAGTTGCATTTGGCCCAGGCGGAGATCCTGAATCTGCGACAAGCCGCGGAGGATTCTGTGACTGAGCACGAGAGTGACATAGCATCCCTGCAGGAGGACCTCTGCCGGATGCAGAATGAACTTGATGACATGGACCGCATTCGGGGAGAGTATGAGATGGAGATCACCTCCCTCCGTgcagaaatggaaatgaagagcTCTGACCCATCCAATAGTTATAGTCTCTCAGATTTCTCTGAGTTGCAAG AAGAACTGCAGCAACTGCGGGAACGCTACCGCTTCCTGAATGAGGAGTACCGGGCCCTGCAGGAGAGCAACAGCAGCCTCACGGGGCAGCTTGCAGATCTGGAGAGTGAGAG GACACGAAGAGCAACAGAAAAGTGGCTGGAGTCCCAAGCTATACGGAGTATGGTATCAACAGAGTCTCAGACTGTAGATACGGATTTCCTAGAGTCTGATTCGGAAACCCAGTTGTTGCGACAGCAGCTGCTGGGAGCGGAAGAGCAGATGTTTGACATGCAGAACAAG TGTAAGGAAATGTGTTGTGAGTTGCAAGAACTAAGGCATCATCGCCAGGCCAGCGAGGAGGAGCAGAGGCGGCTGCAGAGGGAGCTCAAGTGCGCACAGAATGAGGTGCTTCGGTTTCAGACTTCCCACCATGCCACCCAG